A part of bacterium genomic DNA contains:
- a CDS encoding arginine deiminase: MAVFGSEESLRRIPLDIRNEYDPLKVVIVHRPGNELDRLTPGNVQGFLMEDIPFLRNMQKEHDAFSNTMREHGVEVMTLSDLVCDVTASETGRERLVREACELNHNQALIEPILEHFSPEATCRLVFEGLTEQEFAKITRESTEELNIHHDRFLIDPSPNSYFTRDPAMVFRGDVISCNAHYPARIRETWVTHTVLELHPAFSGTRFIFGVSDMEARPYTIEGGDIIVINEDAIAVGQSERTRSETIALLAANLFHAGKAKRVYEVAIPQERVYMHLDTVFTIVGPHTVVCYPPVIEHSPSVRCYEAADDGKPLVKRERRTLIDILRDELGEPLTVIRTANGDPRYAAREQRSAGSNMLALAPNRVISYERNIHTNRALRDNGVEVLEIPGSELVRGLGGPRCMSMPLFRSAN, from the coding sequence ATAGCCGTTTTTGGCTCCGAGGAATCCCTGCGCCGCATCCCGCTCGATATCCGCAATGAATACGACCCACTAAAGGTCGTCATCGTCCACCGTCCCGGAAATGAACTTGACCGCCTCACTCCAGGCAATGTGCAGGGCTTCCTGATGGAAGATATTCCGTTCTTGCGGAATATGCAGAAGGAGCACGATGCCTTCTCGAATACCATGCGCGAACACGGAGTTGAGGTCATGACGCTCAGCGACCTCGTTTGTGATGTGACTGCAAGCGAAACCGGACGCGAGCGGCTGGTGCGGGAAGCGTGTGAACTCAATCATAACCAAGCACTGATTGAACCGATTCTTGAGCACTTTTCGCCCGAGGCTACTTGTAGACTCGTCTTCGAAGGTCTGACGGAGCAGGAATTCGCGAAGATCACCCGCGAATCCACTGAGGAGCTCAATATTCATCACGACAGATTCCTCATTGACCCGAGCCCCAATTCATACTTCACGCGCGACCCGGCCATGGTATTTCGTGGCGACGTAATTTCATGCAATGCGCACTATCCTGCCCGTATCCGGGAAACGTGGGTGACACATACCGTCCTCGAATTGCATCCCGCGTTCAGCGGTACAAGGTTTATCTTCGGTGTCTCGGATATGGAAGCGCGGCCATACACCATTGAAGGCGGCGATATCATCGTCATCAACGAGGATGCAATCGCTGTCGGACAGAGTGAACGCACGCGCAGCGAAACCATCGCGTTGCTGGCCGCAAATCTCTTTCATGCGGGCAAGGCCAAACGCGTGTATGAAGTTGCGATTCCGCAGGAGCGTGTGTACATGCATTTGGACACGGTGTTCACCATCGTCGGACCGCACACCGTTGTGTGTTACCCGCCGGTCATTGAGCACAGTCCCTCGGTGAGGTGTTACGAAGCGGCGGACGACGGCAAGCCCTTGGTGAAACGCGAGCGGCGCACGTTGATTGACATCCTTAGAGATGAATTGGGCGAACCGCTGACCGTCATTCGTACAGCCAACGGTGACCCGCGCTATGCCGCACGTGAACAGCGCAGCGCCGGTTCAAACATGCTGGCACTCGCTCCCAACCGCGTCATTTCCTACGAACGAAACATACATACCAACCGTGCCCTACGAGACAACGGTGTGGAAGTACTCGAGATCCCCGGCAGCGAACTTGTTCGCGGTCTCGGCGGACCACGCTGCATGTCCATGCCGCTGTTTCGCTCGGCAAACTAA
- a CDS encoding S8 family serine peptidase, with amino-acid sequence MSRRLILLCLVIFAVTVTVNAAPEAVPGQALVRFANPITIEQAQAEFNPGEFRVEKVLVRQLNIFLVKFDPKLDVLQAVDMLKGHPKLLWAQADHILSQRVTPNDPLYSSQWAWFQATDRDIDAPEAWDIATGGTNIGGDDIVVAVVDGGCLLTHPDLAANIWQNSAEVNGVNGVDDDNNGYVDDRNGWDGYANDGTIPTDNHGTHVSGTIGAVTNNGSMVAGVNWNVKIMEVAASSSQTSVISVGYCYVLDQKTLWWTSGGTQGANVVSTNSSFGVDLAFCTSGSYPVWNDLYNAMGEVGILSACATANANYNVDTQGDVPTSCSSPYIIAVTNTTSSDTKNSGAAYGATTIDLGAPGTSITSTTSNGSTGSLTGTSMATPHVAGAVALMHSAASLGFYNYYNLYPDSGALALKQMLLDGTDPIAALAGITVSGGRLNLYNACLAISEFVGPNPEEPYITVAQAVSNDTLTGDADGAWERTEQVEIVVTLNNLGEDALNVQATLTTLDPYVTIGDGIGTFGDIPNLAEGDNSADVFTATLAPDAPLDHSIDFVLTVTADSGYSRELTLSLDANPKVTYFEENFENGSGDWTHEIISGVVDQWHLSTEQNHTPNSAWKCGDTGTGNYANAQDAGLVSPSVVIADDSELRFWYSLDSELSVAYTDSAYDGGNVWISVNGGPYSLISPVSDYPKDFRYLAGGGNPASGPQPGNPCFAGPTTWRETVFDLSTYADSTVQFRFRFSTDAAGAREGWYIDDVRLLGAPGASAAPQPVDGLVILSEGYDTFLHWPPSSTNGAVYNIYMSTEQNIEPVNGTLVAQTADTFYVHSGIVDTSDYVIYQVTVSLP; translated from the coding sequence ATGTCCCGCAGATTGATTTTATTGTGTTTAGTTATTTTTGCAGTAACAGTAACTGTAAATGCAGCACCGGAGGCCGTTCCCGGGCAGGCTCTTGTTCGATTCGCCAACCCAATCACGATTGAACAGGCTCAGGCTGAATTCAATCCCGGCGAGTTCCGGGTTGAAAAGGTTCTCGTCAGGCAACTCAACATATTCTTGGTAAAATTTGACCCCAAGCTTGACGTCTTGCAGGCGGTTGACATGCTCAAAGGACATCCAAAGCTACTATGGGCACAGGCTGATCACATTCTCTCGCAGCGAGTCACACCGAACGATCCGCTCTATTCGTCGCAATGGGCGTGGTTTCAAGCGACAGACAGAGACATCGATGCACCTGAAGCGTGGGACATCGCGACAGGCGGAACGAATATCGGCGGCGACGATATCGTCGTTGCGGTTGTCGACGGCGGATGCCTGCTGACACATCCTGACCTTGCCGCGAACATCTGGCAGAACTCCGCCGAAGTGAATGGAGTCAACGGAGTGGATGACGACAACAACGGTTACGTGGATGACAGAAACGGTTGGGACGGGTATGCCAACGACGGCACAATTCCCACGGACAACCACGGCACGCATGTTAGCGGAACCATCGGTGCGGTAACCAACAACGGCAGCATGGTGGCCGGAGTCAATTGGAACGTCAAGATCATGGAAGTGGCCGCTTCGAGCAGCCAAACGTCTGTCATTTCCGTCGGGTATTGCTACGTGCTCGATCAGAAAACTCTGTGGTGGACAAGCGGCGGCACGCAAGGTGCCAATGTAGTCTCAACAAATTCAAGCTTCGGAGTGGACCTCGCCTTCTGCACTTCGGGCAGTTATCCCGTATGGAATGACTTATACAATGCAATGGGCGAAGTGGGCATTCTTTCGGCCTGTGCAACTGCGAATGCGAATTACAATGTGGACACTCAAGGCGATGTTCCGACAAGCTGCTCGAGTCCGTACATCATCGCAGTAACCAACACAACCAGCTCGGACACCAAAAATTCCGGCGCGGCTTACGGGGCAACGACCATTGACCTCGGCGCTCCCGGGACTTCCATTACCAGCACAACCTCGAACGGCTCGACCGGTTCCTTGACCGGAACATCCATGGCCACTCCGCATGTTGCCGGGGCGGTGGCGCTGATGCATTCCGCCGCGAGCCTGGGCTTTTACAACTACTATAATCTCTATCCTGACTCCGGCGCGCTGGCACTCAAGCAAATGCTCTTGGACGGCACCGACCCGATTGCGGCCCTGGCGGGAATCACGGTTTCGGGCGGCCGCTTGAATCTGTATAACGCTTGTCTGGCAATTTCCGAATTTGTAGGCCCCAACCCTGAAGAGCCGTATATCACCGTGGCTCAAGCTGTGTCTAACGACACCTTGACAGGCGATGCGGATGGCGCATGGGAACGGACGGAACAAGTGGAAATCGTCGTCACCCTGAACAATCTCGGCGAAGACGCGCTGAATGTTCAGGCTACTCTAACGACGCTTGACCCCTATGTCACTATCGGGGACGGAATCGGCACCTTTGGGGACATTCCGAATCTTGCCGAAGGTGACAACAGTGCGGATGTGTTTACAGCGACCCTTGCACCGGATGCTCCGCTGGACCATTCGATTGATTTCGTCCTCACGGTGACCGCGGACAGCGGCTACTCCCGTGAGTTGACCCTAAGCCTCGATGCTAATCCGAAGGTAACTTATTTCGAAGAGAATTTTGAAAACGGCTCCGGCGACTGGACGCATGAAATCATCAGCGGAGTCGTTGACCAATGGCACCTTTCCACGGAGCAAAACCACACACCGAACAGTGCCTGGAAGTGCGGTGACACCGGAACGGGAAATTATGCGAACGCGCAGGATGCCGGACTGGTTTCACCGTCAGTTGTGATTGCCGATGACAGTGAACTGCGCTTCTGGTATTCTCTGGACAGTGAACTCTCCGTGGCCTACACCGACTCCGCGTACGACGGCGGCAATGTCTGGATTTCCGTCAACGGTGGACCGTATTCTCTGATTTCTCCGGTCAGCGATTATCCGAAGGACTTCCGCTACCTTGCGGGCGGCGGCAATCCAGCCAGTGGTCCGCAGCCGGGCAATCCGTGTTTCGCGGGACCAACGACGTGGCGTGAAACCGTGTTTGACTTGAGCACCTATGCCGATTCAACCGTGCAGTTTCGCTTCAGATTCTCGACCGATGCGGCCGGCGCGCGCGAAGGCTGGTACATCGACGACGTAAGATTGCTCGGCGCCCCGGGTGCGTCTGCGGCACCGCAGCCCGTGGACGGATTGGTCATTCTTTCAGAAGGTTACGACACATTTTTGCACTGGCCGCCCTCGTCAACAAATGGTGCCGTGTATAACATCTACATGAGCACTGAACAGAACATCGAACCGGTCAATGGCACGCTTGTCGCGCAGACCGCTGACACCTTTTACGTGCACTCCGGTATCGTTGACACCAGCGATTACGTCATTTATCAGGTGACAGTCTCGCTGCCGTAA